A stretch of Elephas maximus indicus isolate mEleMax1 chromosome 20, mEleMax1 primary haplotype, whole genome shotgun sequence DNA encodes these proteins:
- the TMCC1 gene encoding transmembrane and coiled-coil domains protein 1 isoform X2: MVQRFSLRRQLSKIDRLEVSSLAQTSSAVASSTDGSIHTDSVDGTPDPQRTKAAIAHLQQKILKLTEQIKIAQTARDDNVAEYLKLANSADKQQAARIKQVFEKKNQKSAQTILQLQKKLEHYHRKLREVEQNGIPRQPKDVFRDMHQGLKDVGAKVTGFSEGVVDSVKGGLSSFSQATHSAAGAVVSKPREIASLIRNKFGSADNISNLKDSLEEGQVEDGGKTLGVISNFQSSPKYGSEEDCSSATSGSVGANSTTGGIAVGASSSRTNTLDMQSSGFDALLHEIQEIRETQARLEESFETLKEHYQRDYSLIMQALQEERYRCERLEEQLNDLTELHQNEILNLKQELASMEEKIAYQSYERARDIQEALEACQTRISKMELQQQQQQVVQLEGLENATARNLLGKLINILLAVMAVLLVFVSTVANCVVPLMKTRSRTFSTLFLVVFIAFLWKHWDALFSYVERFFSSPR, encoded by the exons ATCGATCGGTTGGAAGTAAGCAGCCTTGCCCAGACTTCCAGTGCAGTGGCCTCTAGCACCGATGGCAGCATCCACACAGACTCCGTGGATGGAACGCCAGACCCTCAGCGCACAAAGGCTGCTATTGCTCACCTGCAGCAGAAGATCCTAAAGCTCACAGAACAGATCAAAATTGCCCAAACAGCCCGGGATGACAACGTTGCTGAGTACTTGAAGCTTGCCAACAGTGCAGACAAGCAGCAGGCTGCCCGCATCAAGCAGGTCTTTGAGAAGAAGAACCAGAAATCTGCCCAAACCATCCTCCAGCTACAAAAGAAGCTTGAGCACTACCACCGGAAGCTCCGGGAGGTAGAGCAGAATGGGATCCCACGACAGCCAAAGGACGTCTTCAGGGACATGCACCAGGGTCTGAAGGATGTGGGGGCCAAGGTGACTGGCTTCAGTGAAGGTGTGGTGGACAGTGTTAAAGGTGGACTTTCCAGCTTCTCCCAGGCCACCCATTCAGCAGCAGGAGCTGTGGTCTCAAAGCCCAGAGAGATTGCCTCATTGATTCGGAACAAATTTGGTAGTGCAGACAACATCTCTAACCTGAAGGACTCTTTAGAGGAGGGGCAAGTGGAGGATGGGGGTAAGACTTTGGGAGTGATTTCGAACTTTCAGTCAAGCCCAAAATATGGTAGTGAGGAAGATTGTTCTAGTGCCACATCAGGCTCAGTGGGAGCCAACAGCACCACTGGGGGCATCGCTGTAGGAGCATCCAGCTCCAGAACAAACACCCTGGACATGCAGAGCTCAGGATTTGATGCACTACTACATGAGATCCAGGAGATCCGGGAAACCCAGGCCAGGCTAGAGGAGTCCTTTGAAACACTCAAGGAACATTATCAGAGGGACTATTCCTTAATAATGCAGGCCTTACAGGAGGAGCGATATAG ATGTGAACGATTAGAAGAACAACTAAATGACCTAACAGAGCTCCACCAGAATGAAATCTTGAACTTGAAGCAGGAATTGGCCAGCATGGAAGAGAAAATTGCTTATCAGTCCTATGAACGAGCCCGGGACATACAG GAGGCCCTGGAGGCATGCCAGACCCGCATCTCCAAGATGGAgctacaacagcagcagcagcaggtggTGCAACTGGAAGGGCTGGAGAATGCCACTGCCCGCAACCTTCTGGGCAAACTCATCAACATCCTTCTTGCTGTCATGGCGGTCCTTTTAGTTTTTGTCTCCACGGTGGCCAACTGCGTGGTTCCCCTCATGAAGACTCGCAGCAGGACGTTCAGCACTTTATTCCTTGTGGTTTTCATTGCCTTTCTCTGGAAGCACTGGGATGCCCTCTTCAGCTATGTGGAACGGTTCTTTTCATCCCCCAGATGA
- the TMCC1 gene encoding transmembrane and coiled-coil domains protein 1 isoform X3, with protein sequence MEPSLSEIIDRLEVSSLAQTSSAVASSTDGSIHTDSVDGTPDPQRTKAAIAHLQQKILKLTEQIKIAQTARDDNVAEYLKLANSADKQQAARIKQVFEKKNQKSAQTILQLQKKLEHYHRKLREVEQNGIPRQPKDVFRDMHQGLKDVGAKVTGFSEGVVDSVKGGLSSFSQATHSAAGAVVSKPREIASLIRNKFGSADNISNLKDSLEEGQVEDGGKTLGVISNFQSSPKYGSEEDCSSATSGSVGANSTTGGIAVGASSSRTNTLDMQSSGFDALLHEIQEIRETQARLEESFETLKEHYQRDYSLIMQALQEERYRCERLEEQLNDLTELHQNEILNLKQELASMEEKIAYQSYERARDIQEALEACQTRISKMELQQQQQQVVQLEGLENATARNLLGKLINILLAVMAVLLVFVSTVANCVVPLMKTRSRTFSTLFLVVFIAFLWKHWDALFSYVERFFSSPR encoded by the exons ATCGATCGGTTGGAAGTAAGCAGCCTTGCCCAGACTTCCAGTGCAGTGGCCTCTAGCACCGATGGCAGCATCCACACAGACTCCGTGGATGGAACGCCAGACCCTCAGCGCACAAAGGCTGCTATTGCTCACCTGCAGCAGAAGATCCTAAAGCTCACAGAACAGATCAAAATTGCCCAAACAGCCCGGGATGACAACGTTGCTGAGTACTTGAAGCTTGCCAACAGTGCAGACAAGCAGCAGGCTGCCCGCATCAAGCAGGTCTTTGAGAAGAAGAACCAGAAATCTGCCCAAACCATCCTCCAGCTACAAAAGAAGCTTGAGCACTACCACCGGAAGCTCCGGGAGGTAGAGCAGAATGGGATCCCACGACAGCCAAAGGACGTCTTCAGGGACATGCACCAGGGTCTGAAGGATGTGGGGGCCAAGGTGACTGGCTTCAGTGAAGGTGTGGTGGACAGTGTTAAAGGTGGACTTTCCAGCTTCTCCCAGGCCACCCATTCAGCAGCAGGAGCTGTGGTCTCAAAGCCCAGAGAGATTGCCTCATTGATTCGGAACAAATTTGGTAGTGCAGACAACATCTCTAACCTGAAGGACTCTTTAGAGGAGGGGCAAGTGGAGGATGGGGGTAAGACTTTGGGAGTGATTTCGAACTTTCAGTCAAGCCCAAAATATGGTAGTGAGGAAGATTGTTCTAGTGCCACATCAGGCTCAGTGGGAGCCAACAGCACCACTGGGGGCATCGCTGTAGGAGCATCCAGCTCCAGAACAAACACCCTGGACATGCAGAGCTCAGGATTTGATGCACTACTACATGAGATCCAGGAGATCCGGGAAACCCAGGCCAGGCTAGAGGAGTCCTTTGAAACACTCAAGGAACATTATCAGAGGGACTATTCCTTAATAATGCAGGCCTTACAGGAGGAGCGATATAG ATGTGAACGATTAGAAGAACAACTAAATGACCTAACAGAGCTCCACCAGAATGAAATCTTGAACTTGAAGCAGGAATTGGCCAGCATGGAAGAGAAAATTGCTTATCAGTCCTATGAACGAGCCCGGGACATACAG GAGGCCCTGGAGGCATGCCAGACCCGCATCTCCAAGATGGAgctacaacagcagcagcagcaggtggTGCAACTGGAAGGGCTGGAGAATGCCACTGCCCGCAACCTTCTGGGCAAACTCATCAACATCCTTCTTGCTGTCATGGCGGTCCTTTTAGTTTTTGTCTCCACGGTGGCCAACTGCGTGGTTCCCCTCATGAAGACTCGCAGCAGGACGTTCAGCACTTTATTCCTTGTGGTTTTCATTGCCTTTCTCTGGAAGCACTGGGATGCCCTCTTCAGCTATGTGGAACGGTTCTTTTCATCCCCCAGATGA